The following DNA comes from Paenibacillus crassostreae.
GGAAGAAGAAATACAGCCTGATTAGATTAGTGGATTAAGCAGACTTTCGTTATAACACATAACAGATTGAGAATGATCTTGTTTGAGAGCATACTATAAATAATGTTGAGAAATAAACCGAATGATTTGTAAGTGGAATCCTCGGTTTATTTTGTGTTGTATGATTTTTCGTGGCATTCATCAAGAATTTTCAAAGATATCATTGGAAGAACACCTTTTGATTATATACGTGCTTTTTCAAAAAAGTTTGGCTTATCGCCAAAAAAATATAGTCAAAACACGCCGCCCATTCAACTTTTTATGCCTGAAAGAGTTTTCGATACCTACCGAGCTTTTCATAAGGGAGAGATGAAAGTTGCCCCCATGTAAGATGATGATTTTCCAAGGTGAACCGTATAACGACGATGACTTTAAGGATGAAATCGGAGAAGTTTGGAGGCACATTGAGAAATTCGATCCTACGATTTATGGATATCACTGGGCACCTGAAGTAGCACCGAGATTTCAACTTGCTCCGATGGGGTATCGAGGATACATTGAAGCGCGGTCTGTTGTTGGAGTGAATTAACTCGTGTGATGTAAGTATTCTACGTGTAAGTGAAAACTTGTTATTTTAACGATAGTGGAAAATGTGATATATCAGTTAGCTAGACATCAATATGAATACTCATGGGTTGAATAACCCGAGGATCCGTGACAGTTACATGGGAGTCTCGGGTTTTTATGTATAGTAAGCTGGCTTCCTCGGTTTTATGTAATAACTTATGAATTTCGTATGGTAATGAATAGTCATCTATTTCATGGGTAAGAATATAATATTAAATAAAAGTACGTTATGTGCACTATGTACATTATGTGCATTTGGTGCTAGGATTGGAGGTGAGGAGGGAATGCTTATGCAATCGGTTTTGAATGCAACAGAAGTTCGAGCTAATTTTGGTGGTTTTATTGATAATGTGGTTCGAGAGAAGCCTCAATTTGTGAAACGCAACCGTGATGTTATAACTAGTTTTTCGCTGCAACAAATGAAACTATTAATGGAAGTCTACGAGATTACTTTTGAATTTGAAGAACAGAATGGGATTTTTACAGGTTCCATTGAACAAGTTGAAGATATTGTTAGTGAGGCATCATCACTCGAAGAACTTCGTAATGATTTAGCTAAGCAACTCGTAGATTACGCAGGAGAATTTTATGATTCTTATCGTGAGTATATTGCTGCCCCCAACCGCAAAGCTCATGCCCCGTATATTCTTCGGGTACTGCTTTATAATGATGTGAGTGAGGTCGCGGAGTTACTACATGGCTAGTTGGAAGGATCTTAGAAGATACTTAAAGAATGATGGCTGGACATTTGTTCGTAGTGGCGTTGATGATATCTACACGAAGACACTACCGAACGGTGATATTTTGCGCAGTAGATGCTCGAAGGGGACGGGCGAGATTTCACCAGCGTTATTCAGTAGAATATTAAAACAACAATTGAGGACGGATAAGGAAACCTTCAATTCAAAAATCTAATGGATTCATTGACAAATGCATACACTAGTTTTAAAATAACATTGTTACATAACAATGTTATTTTATATTTTAAGGAGAAAACAATGGCACCCAAAGAGAAAATATCAAAAGTGCAAATTATTGAAGTTGCTTTTCTGATGACAAGAGAAATAGGGTTTGAGCAGATCACAACAAGGAAATTGGCTGAAAGGTTAGGATGTTCTACCCAACCGATCTTTCGGGTGTATGCGAACATGGAAGAGTTGAAGAAGGATGTCCATGTAGCGACAATTCAGTTTTTTGAGTCTTATTTGAAAGATCACATGCGGGAGAATACGCCGATATTTTTAAATATGGGCTTGGCCTATGTGGGATTAGCACAGCATGAGAAGAATCTTTTTAAAATGCTTACGATGTCAGATAACTTTGAGACTAGTAGTTTATTGAATCTATTCTCCAATGAGAATCAGATGTATGTGATTGAAGGTGTTGCAGAAGAACAGAAACGAAGTAAAGATAACGTTGCCAAGGTACATAACTTGAGTGAAGACAAAGTACAGGAAATCTTGATGATGACATGGATGTTTACACACGGCATTGCATCGATGGTAGCGAGTAATCAAGTGTCGTACTCAGAAGAAGAGTTAAGGAAGATCATTATAAAGGCATATAAGTCATTTGCCTCTTATGATGAGGAATAGCGAGGATATCCAAAAAGATGCAGACGTACTGTCCGCGTACAAGGGAGGTCTTGAGAAATGAAAGTATTTAAGAGTGAGAAGGCAAAAACGAAGGTACTGGAAACATATGATAAGCTGTTAGAGATGTGGGACGTCGAAGTACATGAAAGAGATATTGAAACTACCTATGGAAGTACACATATCATAGAATGCGGAAGTACGCATAAGCCACCCTTGGTGTTATTTCATGGCGTTGGTGACAATTCTGCACTTATGTGGTTATATAATGCCAAAGCACTTGCACAGCAATTTCACATCTATGCGGTAGATACGATGGGTGGTCCAGGGAAAAGTTGCCCTAATACAAACTATAATAAGACATTCAATCAAACACAATGGATCGATGAATTGTTAGATGCTTTAGATCTATCCAAAGTCTATATAGCAGGGGTATCGAATGGGGGATATTTGGTACAACGCTTTTGCATGGAAAGGCCAGAGCGGGTCATCAAAGCAATCTGTATGGCCAGTTCCATCTTTGATGCTACGAGTGGAAATCCGCTGAAAACCATGATGAAGGTGTTCATCCCTGAAGCCATCTTTCCAACGGAGAAGAATGTACACAAGCTTATATTAAAACTTACTGGAAAGAATAGTGCCGTATTTACAGAGGTAAATCTGGTGATGGAGCATTACATGTGGCTTCTGAAAGGGTTCAGCCCTAGGTCAATGGCGTATCATAAGATTGAATCTTTTAGCGATGATCAAATTGGAATACTCAGAGGGAAATGTCTCTTTATCTGTGGGGAAGCAGATCCTATGGGTGATGTGAAACAAACGAAGGAGAAATTCGAAAAATACGGTGTTGAGTACCGCATGTTCGTCGATGTAGGTCATGGAATTAACCATGAAATTTCATCAGAAATTAACCAGGTCATGTTGGATTATATGAGGAATGAATAATAGAAGAGCAGACATGGAGTCACTGCAGAGAAAATCGAAGCTGTTATATGTTTCGGATAATTACTATGATGATGGTAGACATGAATTTGCATAAAAAATTACTCTAGACTTGCTGTGTTTGCGTGTGATCACAGAATTTTGTAGGATGGCCATGTTCATCTGTACACCAGATAAGAAGGCCAAGAATACAGCACTTCCCATGAAACCAGGCTGAAATGTTTGACGGAATAATACATGTTGAGTACAATGAGAGTAACAGATCCCACCACGCCTCTTCACAATGCGTACCAAGGTGGGCCTTTTTTTTATTTAGGGGGAATTAAATGGATCACCAGACTTCTCCAGTAACAAAAGCGCCTGCTACATTCCAAGAGCAACTACAAATTATGAAAAATCGGGGTCTCATTATT
Coding sequences within:
- a CDS encoding TetR/AcrR family transcriptional regulator; translated protein: MAPKEKISKVQIIEVAFLMTREIGFEQITTRKLAERLGCSTQPIFRVYANMEELKKDVHVATIQFFESYLKDHMRENTPIFLNMGLAYVGLAQHEKNLFKMLTMSDNFETSSLLNLFSNENQMYVIEGVAEEQKRSKDNVAKVHNLSEDKVQEILMMTWMFTHGIASMVASNQVSYSEEELRKIIIKAYKSFASYDEE
- a CDS encoding type II toxin-antitoxin system HicA family toxin — its product is MASWKDLRRYLKNDGWTFVRSGVDDIYTKTLPNGDILRSRCSKGTGEISPALFSRILKQQLRTDKETFNSKI
- a CDS encoding alpha/beta fold hydrolase, whose product is MKVFKSEKAKTKVLETYDKLLEMWDVEVHERDIETTYGSTHIIECGSTHKPPLVLFHGVGDNSALMWLYNAKALAQQFHIYAVDTMGGPGKSCPNTNYNKTFNQTQWIDELLDALDLSKVYIAGVSNGGYLVQRFCMERPERVIKAICMASSIFDATSGNPLKTMMKVFIPEAIFPTEKNVHKLILKLTGKNSAVFTEVNLVMEHYMWLLKGFSPRSMAYHKIESFSDDQIGILRGKCLFICGEADPMGDVKQTKEKFEKYGVEYRMFVDVGHGINHEISSEINQVMLDYMRNE